One Leptolyngbya sp. SIO1E4 genomic window, CCTCTGCAGATTGCACCGATCCGACGGATCCAGCCCTGTGGACAGAAATTTTGCCAGACTCTCGCGTCATCCTTGACTATCGACCCCAAGCGATCGCGCTGGATTTGGCCAACTATCCCTACCCGTTCTTAAGTGAACTTGGGTTAGATGCGGATCAATTGGCCTACCTACAGCCTGAAAAGCCCGATGACGCTTGGATGACTGCGACGGCTCGATACCAGGCCTCAGCCGCTCGCCTGACTAATTTTCGGCCGGTTCAAACCCGCTTCATTCCAGATTTAGAGAGCGCCAAAGCTGGGGAGCGACTGATCATCATTGGAACCCCTGATAATCAGCCGCTGTTATCTGAACTGACGCTGCCCTTTGCCATCAAAAACAATAAGCTGCTGGATGGCGGTGGCAATGTTTTGCCCAATGATGTTGGGGTGGTGATGGTGACAACGACAGCCGATGGTGGCCACCCCATATTAGTGGTGACGGCCAACGACGCCAAAGGGGTATTGAAAGCAGCACAGGCATTAGCTCAGCCAAGCGATCGTCAGCTGCTGACCGGCCAGGCTGCCTTGGTCAGTGAAGTTGCAGAGGTAGAATCCCCTGGCTCCAATGATTGGCCCGGTTATTTGCCCCAGGGCGTCAGTCGGTTCCAACTAGCTGATTTACAGACAGCTGACCTCCAGCCCTTTCAGGATGTGACTGTCAACGGTTTGCCAGTGCCGCCCCCGGTGCAAATTCCCTTTCGGGCGTTACCCGATGAGCATTTTCTCAAGGGCAGCACCTTTACCTTGCGGTATAGCTACAGCCCTAATGTTGATCCAGCGCGGTCATCGGTTTCGGTGCGGCTCGATGGCCAAGGGCTTGGCGGCAAGCGATTGCGGAATGTGAATGGGGGCAAAGACGCTATCACAGTCAATATTCCACCGGATCTGGTGACACCGGATTCCACGCTGTCGGTGCAGTTTTTCACCTATCCCAGAGCCGCCTTGAACTGTGGCAACATCCCCGATCAGCCCATGTGGGGGACTGTCCATGGCGATAGCAGCTTTAAGCTAAATCGCACCAGCCTGGTACAGCTGCCGGATCTCAAGCTCCTGAAAACGGGCTTTCCCCTGACAGCGCCGCAAGATCTCGCGCAGATGGCCTTTATTTTGCCGGAGCAACCCAGTGAGGCAGAAGTGCTGACGATGCTCCAGGCGAGCAGTCGCTTTGGTCGCCTCAGCCGCGCGGGTTCGGTCAAATTAGGGGCCTATTCAGTGAGCAGTCTCCCAGAAGACGTGCGGCGCAACAGCAATTTGGTCGGCATTGGCATTCGCGATCGCTTCCCCCTGCCTGAGCTATTTGAGGGACAAACCGGATTTGCCTTAGATAAGCAGTTTACACGTCGTCAAAATGGCAGCCAGGTTCAGGCCCTCCCTGATGAGGCTGGCGTGATCGAAGCAGCCGTCTCTCCCTGGAACCCGGAACGGATTTTGTTGGGGCTAACGGGCCACACAGAGTCAGGGCTCGCCGATATTCAAGCGGTGCTGTACCGAGACGATCTCTTCTCACAGCTAGCGGGAGACACCCTGCTGGTGCAGCGCACCGATGACCCGTCTGGGAGTTTGACGGCGGATGACTTTCAGGTGATGCCTTTGACCCAAAATACCCCCGTCACCATTGATCGCCGTAGCCCCTTGAATCGGGCGATCGCGCTGCTACAAAACAACTGGTTTTTAATCCCAGGAGGCATCGTTGTGCTCGCTCTGATGTTCTACGGAGTGTCTCAACTGTATTTGAATCGGTTTAGTCACTCGGGAGAAGCCTAATGTCTAATCCATCTTCACCGTTACCCCGTCAGTCTCGAAGCTGGATTACGCGGTTTATAGACGCTTTGCCCACTTGGCTAGAATCGACGCTTGGCGGCAACGGACGCTTTAATGTGGTCTGGCTAATGCTGATCGGGTGGGTGTTCGCCATTCCGATCATCGTGACCCCGCTGTCTTTGGCCCAACAGGGACTCTTAGCCGTCTCAGTCATTGGGCTCGGATGGTTGTTGGTGTGGCTAGAACAGCGGCAGTCACACCAGTCACACCAACGCAGCGGTGAGCGTTTGCACCTTGTCCTGGTGTGGCTGAGCATCTTAGTGACCCTGCGATATCTCTATTACCGCACCTTCAGCACCCTCAATCTAGACGGCTGGCTCGATGCCACCTTTAGTCTGCTGCTGTATGGTGCAGAGCTGTATGCGATTATGACGCTGCTGCTGGCCTACATGCAGACCTTGCGGATTCGGGAGCGTCAACCCATTGATATGACTGCCGTTCCCGGTAGCCAGTGGCCCCAGGTCGATATTTATATTCCGACCTACAACGAAGAAGTTGATATCGTTCGCAAAACCGCCCTAGCAGCCCTGGCTGTTGATTACCCAGCGGATAAAAAGGAGGTCTACATTCTGGATGACGGTCGTAAGGATCCGGCCCGTCGAGAGCGGCTCCGGCAGATTTGTTACGACTTAGGCTGTCACCTGATGACCCGGGACAATAATGACCACGCCAAAGCGGGCAACATCAACCATGCGATGCTGCGCACCGAAGGAGAGTTAATTCTAATTCTTGACTGTGACCATATTCCGAGCCGCTGCATTTTGCAGCACACGGTCGGGTTCTTTTTGAATCCTAAGGTCTCTCTGGTGCAGACCCCGCACTGGTTTTATAACCCTGACCCGTTTGAGCGCAATCTACTGACCCAGGGACAGGTGCCTGTCAGCAACGAGCTGTTTTACAAAGTGCTGCAAAAAGGCAACGACTTCTGGAATGCAGCCTTTTTCTGCGGTTCAGCAGCGATTATCCGCAAAAACCATCTGCTAGAAGTGGGGGGGATTGCGGTGGAAACTGTCACTGAAGACTGTCACACGTCCCTACGGCTCCATTCCAAAGGGTACGAAACTGTCTACTATGACAAGGTCATGGTAGCGGGTCTTGCCCCTGAGAAGTTTTCAGCGTATGTGGGCCAGCAGGTACGCTGGGCCAGGGGGATGGCTCAGATTTTGCGGCTAGAGTGGCCGCTGTTTAATCGCAAGCTGACGCTACCCCAGCGCATTTGCTACACGTCTGCAACCACTCATTTCTTCTTTGGGTTTCCCCGGCTGATGTATGCGCTGGCTCCAATGGCGTTTCTGCTATTTGGGATTAACCCGGTACGAGGGTTGGGGTTAGAAACGCTGACCTATGCGCTCCCCTCGATTATTTTGGCGCTGAATGCCAACTTCATCGTTTATAAGGAAGTTCGTTTTTCATTCTGGAACGAAATTTTTGAGTATGCCCTGGCCTTTCAGGACGGACTGGTCACTTTTATGGCCCTCTTGAATCCGCGATTGGGCTCATTTAATGTGACGGAAAAAGGTCTACAGGTTACCCGACGTTCCTTTGACTGGTCTTCTGTGAAGTGGCTTCTGGTGATCTGTTTCTTGAGCCTCGTGTCGCTCGCGATGGTGCCCTACTGGCTCATTAGTGGCCTCCAGGACTCAGACGCTGTGCTCATTAACGCAACTTGGTGCGTGGTGAATATAGGGCTGCTGATTGCTGCTCTTGTGGTTGCTTTGGAGCAACCTCAGCTCCGTCAGGCCCACCGTTTGGCCCGGCAACTCACTGCTGTGTTGCATTCCGGCAATGAAACCTTCACGGGTACAACGCTAGACATCAGTGAATCGGGGGCGCAAATCGTCCTCCATAGCTGGCCGAACCTGGCTGATCACATTGACTTAGAAATCCATGGTGATACGGTTGCATGTGCCTCGTTGCGCGGTCGGATTACTCGGGTGATTCCCCACCGTGATGACCAGGTATTAG contains:
- the bcsA gene encoding UDP-forming cellulose synthase catalytic subunit, which encodes MSNPSSPLPRQSRSWITRFIDALPTWLESTLGGNGRFNVVWLMLIGWVFAIPIIVTPLSLAQQGLLAVSVIGLGWLLVWLEQRQSHQSHQRSGERLHLVLVWLSILVTLRYLYYRTFSTLNLDGWLDATFSLLLYGAELYAIMTLLLAYMQTLRIRERQPIDMTAVPGSQWPQVDIYIPTYNEEVDIVRKTALAALAVDYPADKKEVYILDDGRKDPARRERLRQICYDLGCHLMTRDNNDHAKAGNINHAMLRTEGELILILDCDHIPSRCILQHTVGFFLNPKVSLVQTPHWFYNPDPFERNLLTQGQVPVSNELFYKVLQKGNDFWNAAFFCGSAAIIRKNHLLEVGGIAVETVTEDCHTSLRLHSKGYETVYYDKVMVAGLAPEKFSAYVGQQVRWARGMAQILRLEWPLFNRKLTLPQRICYTSATTHFFFGFPRLMYALAPMAFLLFGINPVRGLGLETLTYALPSIILALNANFIVYKEVRFSFWNEIFEYALAFQDGLVTFMALLNPRLGSFNVTEKGLQVTRRSFDWSSVKWLLVICFLSLVSLAMVPYWLISGLQDSDAVLINATWCVVNIGLLIAALVVALEQPQLRQAHRLARQLTAVLHSGNETFTGTTLDISESGAQIVLHSWPNLADHIDLEIHGDTVACASLRGRITRVIPHRDDQVLVAVAFEEMTPQQRDDLTLVIYSDVNEWYSQKRVQVDSPFQSLFFLFSSLMRALRDPKPAEAMQIRKRVQASAQLYTQGYYVSAIAGEINSRTLQLLLPNDRLTTIHPEILEPGQPVGLLVSSDKRDESTRLIAQVDEINRTSDAIVLELSFPQVLDVRQKEQINYLLQTLPG
- a CDS encoding cellulose biosynthesis cyclic di-GMP-binding regulatory protein BcsB yields the protein MTTHLPLGHAQSNDAVESQEDAVIEQYSLPEPAPQAPVVQPRPRPAPRQPATSAPRPAAELTSPEPVAPPQATPPETTPDAPEPDPPTQDPDGDEASTPLSQYVLQFNRSPIVGNALQMEGILSDARLGFTRPRNWQVESAKVQIRFRHSSALYAERSSLTVQLNNIHLGSVPLNRTADEIGNVLFNVPADAIQDYNTVVMRVQQHTSADCTDPTDPALWTEILPDSRVILDYRPQAIALDLANYPYPFLSELGLDADQLAYLQPEKPDDAWMTATARYQASAARLTNFRPVQTRFIPDLESAKAGERLIIIGTPDNQPLLSELTLPFAIKNNKLLDGGGNVLPNDVGVVMVTTTADGGHPILVVTANDAKGVLKAAQALAQPSDRQLLTGQAALVSEVAEVESPGSNDWPGYLPQGVSRFQLADLQTADLQPFQDVTVNGLPVPPPVQIPFRALPDEHFLKGSTFTLRYSYSPNVDPARSSVSVRLDGQGLGGKRLRNVNGGKDAITVNIPPDLVTPDSTLSVQFFTYPRAALNCGNIPDQPMWGTVHGDSSFKLNRTSLVQLPDLKLLKTGFPLTAPQDLAQMAFILPEQPSEAEVLTMLQASSRFGRLSRAGSVKLGAYSVSSLPEDVRRNSNLVGIGIRDRFPLPELFEGQTGFALDKQFTRRQNGSQVQALPDEAGVIEAAVSPWNPERILLGLTGHTESGLADIQAVLYRDDLFSQLAGDTLLVQRTDDPSGSLTADDFQVMPLTQNTPVTIDRRSPLNRAIALLQNNWFLIPGGIVVLALMFYGVSQLYLNRFSHSGEA